The proteins below are encoded in one region of Streptomyces sp. NBC_00490:
- a CDS encoding ATP/GTP-binding protein — MSPRRNRPKGADPSGGDDRSGRYGGFQSSESWQGEEWNIRHVPGASAQGKSYRCPGCDQLIPDGVPHVVAWPDHSGVDERRHWHKACWNAKDRRTTRVQRSRNAPRF; from the coding sequence GTGTCCCCGCGTCGCAACCGACCCAAAGGAGCCGACCCCTCAGGCGGGGACGACCGCTCGGGGCGTTACGGCGGTTTCCAGTCCTCCGAGAGCTGGCAGGGCGAGGAGTGGAACATCCGCCATGTGCCGGGGGCGAGTGCCCAGGGCAAGTCCTACCGCTGCCCGGGCTGCGACCAGTTGATCCCCGACGGCGTCCCGCATGTGGTGGCCTGGCCGGACCACTCGGGCGTCGACGAGCGCCGGCACTGGCACAAGGCGTGCTGGAACGCGAAGGACCGCCGCACCACGCGGGTGCAGCGGTCCCGTAACGCGCCGAGGTTCTAG
- a CDS encoding ABC transporter permease — protein MSTPQPPMPQAAAPDWQAAPAPSYAAYTSPIPVVRTHLGHAIASEWTKIRSVRSTMWTLGVFVLLVVGIGLLAAAVVSSSATEGDLSGENPLSFGFFGLLLGTMCVITLGVLTTASEYGTGMIRTTMTACPSRGRVLTAKAVVFFLVAFVVTFVSVLLVALADVALLDGTGVKDPSGSEWLKGTLGISLYIALLGLLSLVVGSIIRHSAGAITIMIGLVLAPLVIALFMFSSSLEDLRTALFEYSIPNQLSVFYSNSLTETGPSGWDPLWIIAGVTAAAFAGAYALLNQRDV, from the coding sequence ATGAGTACGCCCCAGCCCCCGATGCCGCAGGCCGCCGCACCCGACTGGCAGGCGGCGCCCGCTCCTTCGTACGCCGCGTACACCTCGCCGATCCCGGTCGTGCGCACGCACCTCGGGCACGCGATCGCCTCGGAGTGGACGAAGATCCGCTCGGTGCGCTCGACGATGTGGACGCTGGGCGTCTTCGTGCTGCTGGTCGTCGGTATCGGCCTGCTCGCCGCCGCCGTGGTGTCGAGCAGCGCGACCGAGGGCGATCTGTCCGGTGAGAACCCGCTGTCGTTCGGCTTCTTCGGACTGCTGCTCGGCACGATGTGCGTGATCACGCTCGGCGTGCTGACCACCGCCTCCGAGTACGGCACCGGCATGATCCGCACGACGATGACCGCGTGCCCGAGCCGTGGCCGGGTGCTGACCGCGAAGGCCGTCGTCTTCTTCCTGGTCGCCTTCGTCGTCACGTTCGTGTCGGTCCTGCTGGTCGCCCTCGCCGACGTGGCCCTCCTCGACGGCACCGGTGTGAAGGACCCCTCCGGCAGCGAGTGGCTCAAGGGCACCCTCGGCATCTCGCTCTACATCGCGCTGCTCGGCCTGCTCTCGCTGGTCGTCGGCTCGATCATCCGGCACTCGGCGGGCGCCATCACCATCATGATCGGCCTGGTGCTGGCGCCGCTGGTCATCGCCCTGTTCATGTTCTCGTCCTCGCTGGAGGACCTGCGCACGGCCCTGTTCGAGTACTCCATCCCGAACCAGCTGAGCGTCTTCTACTCCAACTCGCTCACCGAGACCGGCCCCTCCGGCTGGGACCCGCTGTGGATCATCGCGGGGGTGACGGCCGCCGCGTTCGCCGGCGCCTACGCCCTCCTCAACCAGCGGGACGTCTAG
- a CDS encoding ABC transporter ATP-binding protein: protein MIEAVGLTKQYGDKTAVYNLSFQVRPGAVTGFLGPNGSGKSTTMRMILGLDNPTSGQVTIGGYPYRKLPNAPRQVGALLDAKAVHGGRHARNHLLCLAQLSGIPARRVDEVLGVVGLQDVARKRSKGFSLGMGQRLGIAAALLGDPQVLLFDEPVNGLDPEGILWVRNLMKSLAAEGRTVFVSSHLMSEMALTADHLIVIGRGQLLADMSVQDFIAANSAGFARVRTPDTDPQLREKLTSALTEAGGHVLPEQDGALRITGLPLPRISDIAHDTDVRLWELSPHQASLEEAYMRMTQGAVDYRSTTDQKAGLQQLLPPGAQPPMPVPGQGQPGWYAPPPPQQGGRPLAGAPAGAYGTGQPPAGPYAAPAADQPNPYAQTPPQAPQAPAQPSVPAAPPADRQPAPSAPAAAPAPPTAAPQPTAPAPAPAPAADLTKSEDAR, encoded by the coding sequence ATGATCGAGGCAGTCGGCCTGACCAAGCAATATGGCGACAAGACCGCTGTGTACAACCTTTCCTTCCAGGTACGGCCCGGCGCCGTCACCGGTTTCCTGGGCCCCAACGGCTCCGGCAAGTCGACGACGATGAGGATGATCCTCGGTCTGGACAATCCCACGTCGGGACAGGTGACGATCGGCGGCTACCCGTACCGCAAGCTGCCCAACGCCCCCCGGCAGGTGGGCGCGCTGCTCGACGCCAAGGCCGTGCACGGCGGCCGGCACGCCCGCAACCATCTGCTCTGCCTCGCCCAGCTGTCCGGCATCCCGGCCCGCCGGGTGGACGAGGTGCTCGGCGTGGTCGGACTCCAGGACGTGGCCAGGAAGCGCTCCAAGGGCTTCTCCCTCGGCATGGGCCAGCGGCTCGGCATCGCCGCCGCACTGCTCGGCGACCCCCAGGTGCTGCTGTTCGACGAGCCGGTCAACGGCCTCGACCCCGAGGGCATCCTCTGGGTGCGCAACCTGATGAAGTCGCTCGCGGCGGAGGGCCGTACGGTCTTCGTCTCCTCGCACCTCATGAGCGAGATGGCGCTGACCGCCGACCACCTGATCGTCATCGGGCGCGGACAGCTGCTGGCCGACATGAGCGTGCAGGACTTCATCGCCGCGAACTCCGCCGGCTTCGCGCGCGTACGCACCCCCGACACCGACCCGCAGCTGCGCGAGAAGCTGACGTCCGCGCTGACGGAGGCGGGCGGGCACGTGCTGCCGGAGCAGGACGGCGCGCTGCGCATCACGGGTCTGCCGCTCCCCCGCATCAGCGACATCGCCCACGACACGGACGTACGCCTGTGGGAGCTCTCCCCGCACCAGGCCTCGCTGGAAGAGGCGTACATGCGGATGACCCAGGGCGCCGTCGACTACCGCTCGACGACCGACCAGAAGGCGGGCCTCCAGCAGCTCCTCCCGCCGGGGGCGCAGCCCCCGATGCCGGTCCCGGGCCAGGGCCAGCCCGGCTGGTACGCGCCTCCGCCGCCGCAGCAGGGCGGCCGGCCGCTCGCGGGCGCCCCCGCCGGCGCGTACGGCACCGGGCAGCCCCCGGCGGGCCCGTACGCCGCCCCCGCCGCGGATCAGCCCAACCCGTACGCCCAGACGCCTCCCCAGGCCCCCCAGGCCCCGGCGCAGCCCTCCGTCCCGGCGGCCCCGCCCGCGGACCGGCAGCCCGCCCCGAGCGCGCCCGCCGCGGCCCCCGCGCCGCCCACGGCCGCACCGCAGCCCACCGCACCCGCCCCGGCCCCCGCGCCCGCCGCCGACCTGACGAAGTCCGAGGACGCCCGATGA